One genomic region from Nymphaea colorata isolate Beijing-Zhang1983 chromosome 10, ASM883128v2, whole genome shotgun sequence encodes:
- the LOC116262521 gene encoding CBL-interacting protein kinase 1, whose amino-acid sequence MRLGKYEIGRTLGEGNFGKVKYATNVETGKGFAVKILEREKILQLKITEQIKREIRTLKLLKHPNVVRLYEVLASKTKIYMVLEYVKGGELFDKIAMNGRLKEREGLMLFQQLVDGVSYCHDKGVFHRDLKPENVLVDARGNIKISDFGLSALPQHLRDDGLLHTTCGSPNYVAPEVLANRGYDGATADIWSCGVILYVILTGCLPFDDRNLAVLYQKIFKGDVMIPKWLSPGAQHMMRRILDPNPKTRITAAEIKEDKWFKQGYSPAAPEEDDDDGLLDMHDLDEAFSFSEAEQVRDGKAPAFINAFQLIGMSSSLDLSGFFEKEDASERKIRFTSNYSAKELLEKIEDIVTQMGFHVLNKNGKLKVVQSRKDLKGPGSLCIMTEVFELNPSLYVVELRKSSGDIALYRQLCTKLANDLGVSRSQPLLTSIAC is encoded by the exons ATGCGACTAGGAAAATATGAGATCGGAAGGACTCTTGGCGAGGGGAACTTCGGCAAGGTGAAGTACGCCACGAATGTCGAGACCGGGAAGGGATTCGCCGTGAAGATCCTCGAGAGGGAGAAGATCTTGCAGCTTAAAATTACAGAGCAG ATAAAACGAGAAATTAGGACGTTGAAGCTGTTGAAGCATCCCAATGTGGTCAGGTTATACGAG GTGTTGGCAAGCAAAACGAAGATTTACATGGTCCTTGAATATGTGAAAGGCGGCGAATTGTTTGACAAGATT GCAATGAATGGGAGGCTAAAGGAAAGAGAAGGTCTGATGCTTTTCCAGCAGCTCGTCGATGGCGTGAGCTATTGCCATGACAAAGGAGTTTTTCATAGGGATCTAAAG CCTGAGAATGTCCTAGTTGATGCAAGGGGTAACATCAAAATCTCAGACTTTGGACTCAGCGCTTTACCCCAACATCTCAGG GACGACGGTCTGCTGCATACTACCTGTGGAAGTCCGAATTATGTGGCACCGGAG GTGCTTGCGAACAGAGGATATGATGGTGCCACTGCGGATATATGGTCCTGTGGTGTAATCCTATATGTTATACTCACTGGCTGCCTCCCTTTTGATGATCGAAATCTTGCAGTTCTCTATCAGAAG ATTTTCAAGGGTGATGTTATGATTCCTAAATGGCTTTCTCCTGGTGCCCAACACATGATGCGGAGAATTCTGGATCCTAATCCAAAGACAAGGATAACTGCAGCTGAAATTAAAGAAGACAAATGGTTTAAACAAGGATATTCTCCTGCAGCTCCTGAGGAAGACGATGATGATGGCTTGTTAGACATGCATGACTTGGATGAAGCGTTCTCGTTTTCAGAA GCAGAGCAGGTGCGCGATGGGAAGGCACCTGCCTTTATCAATGCTTTTCAGCTTATTGGAATGTCAAGCAGTCTAGATCTCTCTGGTTTTTTCGAGAAAGAG GATGCCTCCGAAAGAAAGATCAGATTTACGTCAAATTATTCAGCaaaagagttgcttgagaagaTTGAGGACATTGTCACCCAGATGGGATTTCACGTCCTGAATAAAAATGGCAAG CTGAAGGTCGTTCAAAGCCGTAAGGATTTGAAGGGCCCTGGTTCTCTATGCATAATGACAGAG GTTTTTGAGCTAAACCCGTCGTTGTATGTGGTGGAGCTGAGGAAATCATCGGGCGACATTGCGCTCTATCGACAG TTATGTACAAAGCTAGCGAACGATCTGGGTGTGAGCAGAAGCCAGCCTCTCCTGACCTCAATTGCTTGTTAA